A single Candidatus Tectomicrobia bacterium DNA region contains:
- a CDS encoding AsmA family protein: MRMRTVAGALALLLVLAIAGGIAYIKSIDPNQYKGYIVQQAKAATGRDLKLEGPISLAIGWSPALVVEGASFSNASWGTRPEMARLRRLEVEVELWPLLSRDIRLKRLVLVGPDILLETDRQGRGNWMFGEPGAGGGAGGGLPAGLSVSLRLEDGLVTYRDGQTGEVQKLAIERMTTRAEGLEAPVTLDLKGAYMDLPLRAKGKVGALGRILGSGGTFPLDIQASLAGVEAQVKGEIGNLQKMSGVRLAVSASAASLAALKPIAGEMAASLGKLSFSAEVKGGPDIFQADNLKLALGGTDLAGKAGVNLKGAKPLITAELASKRAVLADFLGAPEGGKAAGGGQKKSAARKGKVFPNDPLPLDALGLLDADVRYTAGEVVAPGATLREVAARLVLRGGKLSVQPFTAKVAGGEAAGGLSLDAGTKAAAAGMKVKGLELGALLKEAGHRDWVSGRADLAVDLKGRGASVAAIMASLNGETKFVMANGRASTAGLDYAIGGFTQVLGTLLSKGTDKVALNCAVSDFLVRDGVATSRALVVDSEFSTIAGEGKIDLGRETLDMKVTPRPKSATLNLSVPVNIQGTLANPKVRPDELAVARRLGGIAGIFIFPPAAIAGLGDLGSADNPCLKLMAAPGQPPAKQPTSAAGKAAEELKKGVEGIGQGLKGLFGR; encoded by the coding sequence ATGCGCATGCGCACCGTCGCCGGCGCCCTCGCCCTGCTTCTCGTCCTCGCGATCGCGGGCGGAATCGCCTACATCAAGTCCATCGACCCCAACCAGTACAAGGGCTACATCGTCCAGCAGGCGAAGGCCGCCACGGGCCGGGACCTCAAGCTCGAGGGCCCCATCTCGCTCGCCATCGGGTGGAGCCCGGCGCTGGTGGTGGAGGGCGCCAGCTTCTCCAACGCCTCCTGGGGCACGCGGCCCGAGATGGCCCGGCTCAGGCGGCTCGAGGTGGAGGTGGAGCTCTGGCCCCTCCTCTCCAGGGACATCCGGCTGAAGCGCCTCGTCCTCGTGGGGCCCGACATCCTCCTGGAGACCGACCGCCAGGGGCGCGGCAACTGGATGTTCGGCGAGCCGGGCGCGGGGGGCGGCGCCGGGGGGGGCCTGCCCGCCGGGCTGAGCGTCTCGCTCCGGCTCGAGGACGGCCTCGTCACCTACCGCGACGGCCAGACGGGCGAGGTGCAGAAGCTCGCCATCGAGCGGATGACCACCCGGGCCGAGGGCCTCGAGGCGCCCGTGACGCTGGACCTCAAGGGCGCCTACATGGATCTCCCGCTCCGGGCGAAGGGGAAGGTGGGGGCGCTCGGGCGCATCCTGGGCTCGGGCGGGACCTTCCCCTTGGACATTCAGGCCTCGCTCGCCGGGGTGGAAGCCCAGGTGAAGGGCGAGATCGGAAACCTCCAGAAGATGAGCGGCGTGCGCCTCGCCGTCTCGGCCTCCGCCGCGAGCCTCGCCGCCCTGAAGCCCATCGCGGGGGAGATGGCCGCGAGCCTCGGCAAGCTCTCCTTCTCCGCCGAGGTGAAGGGAGGCCCCGATATCTTCCAGGCGGACAACCTCAAGCTCGCCCTGGGCGGGACGGACCTCGCGGGCAAGGCGGGGGTGAACCTCAAGGGGGCCAAGCCCCTGATCACGGCCGAGCTGGCGTCCAAGCGCGCCGTCCTGGCCGATTTCCTCGGCGCCCCGGAGGGCGGGAAGGCGGCGGGGGGCGGGCAGAAGAAGTCCGCGGCCCGCAAGGGCAAGGTCTTCCCGAACGATCCCCTCCCGCTCGACGCCCTGGGCCTTCTCGACGCGGACGTGCGCTATACGGCGGGCGAGGTCGTGGCCCCCGGCGCCACGCTCAGGGAGGTCGCGGCCCGTCTCGTCCTGCGCGGCGGGAAGCTTTCGGTCCAGCCCTTCACCGCGAAGGTGGCCGGCGGGGAGGCGGCGGGCGGGCTCTCCCTCGACGCGGGGACGAAGGCGGCGGCCGCCGGGATGAAGGTGAAGGGCCTCGAGCTGGGCGCGCTGCTCAAGGAGGCAGGCCACCGCGACTGGGTAAGCGGCCGGGCGGACCTCGCCGTGGACCTCAAGGGCCGGGGCGCGAGCGTGGCCGCCATCATGGCCAGCCTGAACGGGGAGACCAAGTTCGTCATGGCCAACGGACGGGCCAGCACCGCCGGGCTGGACTACGCCATCGGCGGCTTCACCCAGGTGCTCGGCACCCTGCTCTCCAAGGGCACCGACAAGGTGGCCCTCAACTGCGCGGTGAGCGACTTCCTGGTGCGGGACGGGGTGGCGACCAGCCGCGCCCTCGTCGTGGACAGCGAGTTCTCCACCATCGCGGGCGAGGGGAAAATCGATCTCGGCAGGGAAACCCTCGACATGAAGGTGACGCCCCGGCCCAAGTCGGCCACGCTGAACCTCTCGGTGCCGGTCAACATCCAGGGGACCCTCGCGAATCCCAAGGTCCGCCCGGACGAGCTGGCCGTCGCGCGCCGGCTCGGCGGCATCGCCGGCATCTTCATCTTCCCGCCCGCCGCCATCGCCGGCCTCGGGGATCTGGGCTCCGCGGACAACCCCTGCCTCAAGCTCATGGCCGCCCCCGGCCAGCCCCCCGCCAAGCAGCCCACCTCCGCGGCCGGCAAGGCGGCGGAGGAGCTCAAGAAGGGCGTCGAGGGGATCGGCCAGGGCCTCAAGGGCCTGTTCGGGAGGTAG
- a CDS encoding type II toxin-antitoxin system HicA family toxin: MNPHPIKFRELERILRDLGILSLADRGKGSHVVFLRPEKEGSRKGVTYPVKHHGDNSDVSVHVVQSIIRAFGLSPKDFWGS; the protein is encoded by the coding sequence ATGAATCCTCACCCTATTAAATTCCGGGAATTGGAGCGGATATTGCGAGACTTGGGGATTCTTTCTCTTGCCGATCGAGGCAAGGGAAGCCATGTGGTTTTTCTGCGGCCTGAAAAAGAAGGGTCAAGAAAGGGAGTAACCTATCCAGTCAAGCACCACGGCGATAACTCTGATGTCAGCGTCCATGTTGTGCAATCAATTATTAGAGCCTTTGGCCTTTCCCCCAAGGATTTTTGGGGGAGTTAA